In a genomic window of candidate division WOR-3 bacterium:
- a CDS encoding AI-2E family transporter has translation MGLFGLLLWSARDVLSPPFVAMLTVMLLLPQRKSQWVKPFLLLSLAVILLWVLLKIKIVVLPFVLAFILAYVIYPLVKKLESYKIPKIISIIIAELVILSFLVVFLVILVPVLITQMTNFITYLPVIIEWLNERIDVAQSWIDKNDVLTNLGIDLTKIITIGQQDVQGSLLKIKDVLLIIINTVWFIIIVPIISFLYLKEAASLKDFFKKFLSEKILEKSKFILKEADAVIGLYIRSQIIVSILDGLIVGIGLSVMGVRYSVLLGVLAAIFSVIPNFGFLFTVIVTLLITFTGPNPIVMSMKAGVVFVIEEILLAFVITPNIMGTSMGLNPVVVMFSLMVGASMFGVPGLILASPVVALLTRLLTRISEKNIIDENIPKYSEENQLSDE, from the coding sequence ATGGGACTTTTCGGACTTCTTTTATGGTCTGCAAGAGACGTCCTTTCGCCCCCTTTTGTCGCTATGTTGACTGTAATGCTTCTGTTGCCGCAGAGAAAATCCCAATGGGTAAAGCCGTTTTTACTTCTTTCTCTTGCTGTGATACTGCTTTGGGTGCTGTTGAAAATCAAGATTGTCGTTCTTCCATTCGTGCTGGCTTTTATTCTCGCTTATGTAATTTATCCTCTCGTTAAAAAACTGGAATCTTACAAAATCCCGAAAATTATTTCGATAATTATTGCTGAACTTGTTATTTTGTCATTTTTGGTCGTTTTTCTTGTCATCCTTGTCCCGGTTCTTATCACTCAGATGACGAATTTCATAACATACCTGCCTGTGATAATTGAATGGTTAAATGAAAGGATTGACGTCGCTCAAAGCTGGATAGACAAAAACGATGTCCTGACGAACCTCGGTATTGACCTAACGAAAATAATTACTATAGGACAACAGGACGTCCAGGGCAGTCTTTTGAAAATTAAAGATGTCCTGTTGATTATCATAAACACGGTATGGTTCATAATAATCGTACCGATAATCAGCTTTCTTTATCTCAAGGAAGCCGCAAGTTTAAAAGATTTTTTCAAGAAATTCCTTTCAGAAAAAATACTTGAAAAGTCAAAATTCATTCTCAAAGAAGCTGACGCTGTCATAGGATTGTATATTCGAAGCCAGATAATAGTTTCAATTCTCGACGGATTAATCGTTGGAATCGGCCTTAGCGTGATGGGAGTCAGGTATTCTGTCTTACTGGGAGTTTTAGCCGCAATATTTTCCGTCATACCGAATTTCGGGTTTCTTTTCACTGTTATTGTAACCCTGCTCATAACATTTACAGGACCAAATCCCATAGTGATGTCTATGAAAGCCGGAGTTGTTTTTGTGATAGAAGAGATCCTTCTCGCCTTTGTCATTACTCCCAACATTATGGGAACTTCAATGGGTTTGAATCCTGTGGTTGTTATGTTTTCGCTGATGGTTGGCGCTTCAATGTTCGGAGTTCCTGGTTTGATTCTAGCCTCTCCCGTTGTTGCTCTGTTGACAAGGCTGTTGACGAGGATATCTGAAAAAAATATTATTGATGAAAATATCCCAAAATATTCGGAAGAAAACCAGCTGTCCGATGAGTAA